One window of the Rhizorhabdus dicambivorans genome contains the following:
- a CDS encoding metal-dependent hydrolase family protein produces MRRLTAAVLALLAASPLAAQGAPAPKVTMIHAGTLLAEPGKPPRGPSTIVIRDGRIAEIRDGYAAAEPGARLIDLKDRFVMPGLIDMHVHLWGIGGDPLRDRLTALNRDDADDMMYAVTNARITLEAGFTTVRDLGGNARGMRALREGVERGDVEGPTIVNAGNSISVSGGHADASNGLAEPFAEAVLHRQVSTCDGADDCRRAVRQQVALGAQVIKYMSTGGVLSNVSGGLGRAMTDEEMKAIIDTAHGLGRQVATHSHGVAGTKAALAAGVDTVDHGSFLDDEAIKLFKAKGAWLVPTMLAPQAALQQARAGLLPPATIPKAEEAAAAAMASHSKAIAAGVKVAFGTDTGVSKHGENAREFALLVKAGMTPAAALKTATVNAAEALGRAERIGTIEPGKDADIIAIAGNPLEDVTRMEQVDFVMRHGAVAKAAGHRAAFPAD; encoded by the coding sequence ATGCGCCGCCTGACCGCCGCCGTCCTCGCCCTGCTCGCCGCCTCGCCGCTCGCTGCCCAGGGCGCTCCCGCGCCGAAGGTGACGATGATCCATGCCGGCACCCTGCTCGCCGAACCCGGCAAGCCGCCGCGCGGCCCCAGCACGATTGTCATCCGCGACGGCAGGATCGCCGAGATACGCGACGGCTATGCGGCGGCCGAGCCCGGCGCGCGGCTGATCGACCTCAAGGATCGTTTCGTGATGCCGGGGCTGATCGACATGCACGTCCACCTCTGGGGTATCGGCGGCGATCCGCTGCGCGACCGGCTGACCGCGCTCAACCGCGACGATGCCGACGACATGATGTACGCGGTGACCAACGCGCGGATCACGCTGGAGGCCGGCTTCACCACGGTGCGCGATCTGGGCGGTAATGCGCGCGGCATGCGGGCGCTGCGCGAGGGCGTCGAGCGTGGCGATGTCGAGGGACCGACGATCGTCAACGCCGGCAATTCCATCTCGGTCTCGGGCGGCCATGCCGATGCGTCGAACGGCTTGGCCGAGCCCTTTGCCGAGGCGGTGCTGCATCGGCAGGTCAGCACCTGCGACGGCGCCGACGATTGCCGCCGCGCGGTGCGCCAGCAGGTCGCGCTGGGCGCGCAGGTGATCAAATATATGTCCACCGGCGGCGTCCTCTCCAACGTCTCGGGCGGCCTCGGCCGGGCGATGACCGATGAGGAGATGAAGGCGATCATCGACACCGCCCACGGCCTTGGCCGCCAGGTCGCCACCCACAGCCATGGCGTCGCCGGCACCAAGGCGGCGCTGGCCGCCGGGGTCGACACGGTCGATCATGGCTCCTTCCTCGATGACGAGGCGATCAAGCTGTTCAAGGCGAAGGGCGCCTGGCTGGTGCCGACGATGCTGGCGCCGCAGGCCGCGCTTCAGCAGGCGCGCGCCGGATTGCTGCCGCCCGCCACCATCCCCAAGGCCGAGGAGGCCGCCGCCGCCGCGATGGCGAGCCACAGCAAGGCGATCGCGGCCGGGGTGAAGGTGGCGTTCGGCACCGATACCGGCGTGTCGAAGCATGGCGAAAATGCCCGCGAGTTCGCGCTGCTGGTGAAGGCCGGGATGACTCCCGCCGCCGCGCTGAAGACGGCGACCGTCAACGCCGCCGAGGCGCTGGGCCGGGCCGAGCGGATCGGCACCATCGAACCCGGCAAGGATGCCGACATCATCGCCATCGCCGGCAATCCGCTGGAGGATGTGACGCGGATGGAGCAGGTCGATTTCGTCATGCGCCATGGCGCGGTCGCCAAGGCGGCCGGCCATCGCGCCGCCTTCCCGGCGGATTGA
- a CDS encoding lipopolysaccharide biosynthesis protein has product MTAAAAAQGGGAVFARMGRNLVWLLGGRGFQAVASLVYLGVAARALGPAGFGLFSLILAYGQAIANVAQLQSWQTVIRYGMIHLAKGRRDRLARLLGFTTLLDIVGALLGAAAAVLAVPLVAAWLDWNPAQQQHAAWFGVALLLSIGATPTGMLRLVDRFELIAYVQAVGPSVRLAGSLVAWATGGGIELFLAAWAAAALAQHAATWAAALALTPLPIALGRRQWHRANRENAGIWRFMLTTNAAGTLGLLTEQLGTLAVGGVAGAAAAGGYRIAARIARALARPIQIAARIVYPEMARLHAGADLATLDHVMARVSRYALGLAAAVILIGVAGGPWLIMLLAGRDYGFAQGLLSILAVGVAIDLSGFALEPRLVAHGRAGAVLRIRLAGAALFAFLLAVLLPLFGAIAAASATVAASLLMRVWMGREAGALQSR; this is encoded by the coding sequence ATGACGGCGGCGGCGGCAGCCCAAGGCGGCGGCGCGGTGTTCGCGCGGATGGGCCGCAACCTCGTCTGGCTGCTGGGCGGGCGCGGCTTCCAGGCGGTGGCGAGCCTCGTCTATCTCGGCGTCGCGGCGCGGGCGCTGGGGCCTGCCGGCTTCGGCCTGTTCTCGCTGATCCTGGCCTATGGGCAGGCCATCGCCAATGTCGCGCAGCTCCAGTCCTGGCAGACGGTGATCCGCTACGGGATGATCCATCTGGCGAAGGGGCGCCGCGATCGGCTCGCCCGGCTGCTCGGCTTCACCACCCTGCTCGATATCGTCGGCGCCCTGCTGGGGGCGGCGGCCGCGGTGCTGGCGGTGCCGCTGGTCGCGGCCTGGCTGGATTGGAACCCCGCCCAGCAGCAGCATGCCGCCTGGTTCGGGGTGGCGCTGCTGCTGTCGATCGGGGCGACGCCGACCGGCATGCTGCGCCTCGTCGATCGGTTCGAGCTGATCGCCTATGTGCAGGCGGTGGGGCCATCGGTGCGCCTGGCCGGATCGCTGGTCGCCTGGGCCACGGGCGGCGGGATCGAGCTGTTCCTTGCCGCGTGGGCCGCCGCCGCGCTCGCCCAGCATGCCGCGACCTGGGCGGCGGCGCTGGCCCTCACCCCCCTGCCGATCGCGCTGGGCCGCAGGCAGTGGCATAGGGCGAACCGGGAGAATGCGGGCATCTGGCGCTTCATGCTGACCACCAACGCCGCCGGCACGCTGGGCCTGCTGACCGAACAGCTCGGCACGCTCGCGGTCGGTGGTGTGGCGGGGGCCGCGGCAGCGGGCGGCTATCGCATCGCCGCCAGGATCGCCCGTGCGCTCGCCCGGCCGATCCAGATCGCCGCGCGGATCGTCTATCCCGAAATGGCCCGGCTCCATGCCGGCGCGGACCTCGCCACGCTCGATCATGTCATGGCGCGGGTGAGCCGCTACGCGCTGGGGCTGGCGGCCGCGGTGATCCTGATCGGCGTGGCGGGCGGCCCCTGGCTGATCATGCTGCTCGCCGGGCGGGATTATGGCTTCGCCCAGGGGCTGCTGTCGATCCTCGCGGTCGGCGTCGCGATCGACCTGTCGGGCTTCGCGCTGGAACCGCGGCTGGTTGCGCATGGCCGGGCGGGCGCGGTGCTGCGCATAAGGCTGGCGGGCGCGGCGCTGTTCGCGTTCCTGCTCGCGGTGCTGCTGCCGCTGTTCGGCGCGATTGCCGCCGCCAGCGCCACGGTCGCCGCCTCGCTGCTGATGCGGGTCTGGATGGGGCGGGAGGCGGGGGCGCTTCAATCGCGCTGA
- a CDS encoding ATP-binding cassette domain-containing protein — protein sequence MSASITLSNLAWSTPDGRPLFSGLDLGFTAERCAIVGRNGVGKTTLLRLIAGELAPRAGRIAISGTIGTLRQIVDVAPDETIADLFGVRAALALLARAEAGIATIDELADADWEVEARLAAALASVGLDVGPETPLIRLSGGQRTRAALAAAIFARPDFLLLDEPTNHLDREGRDAVIALLSNWRGGAITVSHDRELLGHMDAIVELTSLGATRYGGNWSAYEARKAIELEAARHDLAHAERRSAEVARQAQLTAERKQRRDSAGARKAAKGGMPKIVLGAMQRRAEESGGANARLAERQRDEAAADLAGARARIERLTPVRVDLARTGLVADRVVLRLAGIAAGYDRAAGPLLDGLDLEIRGPERIALTGPNGSGKSTLLAIADGRLAPWAGTVHRPVASALLDQNVGLLDPALSIAGNFALRHRQATVNGCRAALARFGFRAEAAEQIVGSLSGGQRLRAGLACVLGGEAPPPLLLLDEPTNHLDLNSIAAVEAGLRAYDGALLVVSHDEAFLDAIGITRRVELG from the coding sequence ATGTCCGCTTCCATCACGCTTTCCAACCTCGCCTGGTCGACGCCTGACGGCCGGCCGCTTTTCTCGGGCCTCGATCTAGGCTTCACGGCCGAGCGCTGCGCGATTGTCGGCCGCAACGGCGTCGGCAAGACGACCTTGCTGCGGCTGATCGCGGGCGAGCTTGCCCCGCGCGCCGGCCGTATCGCGATCAGCGGCACGATCGGCACCCTGCGCCAGATTGTCGATGTCGCGCCCGATGAGACGATCGCCGACCTGTTCGGGGTGCGCGCCGCGCTTGCGCTGCTGGCGCGTGCCGAAGCCGGCATCGCGACGATCGACGAACTGGCCGACGCCGATTGGGAAGTCGAGGCGCGCCTTGCCGCCGCGCTCGCCTCGGTCGGGCTCGATGTCGGACCAGAGACGCCGCTGATCCGGCTGTCGGGCGGGCAGCGGACCCGTGCGGCGCTCGCCGCCGCGATCTTCGCCCGGCCCGATTTCCTGCTGCTCGACGAGCCGACCAACCATCTCGATCGCGAAGGCCGCGACGCGGTGATCGCGTTGCTGTCGAACTGGCGCGGCGGTGCGATCACCGTCAGCCATGATCGCGAACTGCTCGGCCATATGGACGCGATCGTCGAGCTGACCAGCCTCGGCGCCACCCGCTATGGCGGCAACTGGTCCGCCTATGAAGCGCGCAAGGCGATCGAGCTGGAGGCGGCGCGCCACGATCTCGCCCATGCCGAGCGACGATCGGCCGAGGTAGCGCGACAGGCGCAGCTGACGGCGGAGCGCAAGCAGCGGCGCGATTCCGCCGGCGCGCGCAAGGCGGCCAAGGGTGGCATGCCGAAGATCGTGCTGGGCGCGATGCAGCGCCGCGCCGAGGAGAGCGGCGGCGCCAATGCCCGTCTCGCCGAACGCCAGCGCGACGAGGCGGCGGCCGATCTTGCCGGCGCCCGCGCCCGGATCGAGCGGCTGACCCCGGTGCGGGTCGATCTCGCGCGAACCGGGCTGGTGGCGGACAGGGTCGTGCTGCGGCTTGCAGGCATAGCCGCGGGATATGACCGGGCGGCGGGGCCGCTGCTTGACGGCCTCGATCTTGAGATACGCGGTCCCGAGCGGATCGCGCTGACCGGCCCCAACGGGTCGGGCAAGAGCACGCTGCTCGCCATCGCCGATGGGCGGCTGGCGCCCTGGGCCGGCACGGTCCACCGCCCGGTCGCCTCCGCACTGCTCGATCAGAATGTCGGCCTGCTCGATCCCGCGCTGTCGATCGCCGGCAATTTCGCGCTTCGCCACCGGCAGGCCACCGTCAATGGCTGTCGCGCCGCGCTCGCCCGCTTCGGCTTCCGCGCCGAGGCGGCCGAACAGATCGTCGGTTCGCTGAGCGGCGGCCAGCGACTGCGCGCCGGCCTCGCCTGCGTGCTGGGCGGGGAAGCGCCGCCGCCTTTGCTGCTGCTCGACGAGCCGACCAACCATCTCGATCTCAATTCGATCGCGGCGGTCGAGGCCGGGCTGCGTGCCTATGACGGCGCGCTGCTGGTGGTCAGCCACGATGAGGCGTTCCTGGATGCCATCGGGATCACAAGGCGGGTGGAACTGGGGTGA
- a CDS encoding peptidylprolyl isomerase — protein sequence MTNLRLALAALTLFPAAPLLAQAAPPPPAAPAPKPATVFVRITTSEGPILLELEKEKAPVTVANFLKYVDLKRYDGISFYRAVAVPNEPSQGFIQGGIREDARKILPPIAHESTTKTGLHHTNGAISMARNAPGTATCDFFIIVGDMTYMDANPSAPGDNQGYAVFGHVVEGMDVVKKILAAPRSPTAGVGVMKGQMLAAPVKIVTARRATAPVAKAP from the coding sequence ATGACCAACCTCCGACTCGCGCTCGCCGCCCTCACCCTCTTCCCCGCCGCCCCGCTGCTCGCCCAGGCCGCGCCACCACCGCCCGCCGCGCCCGCGCCCAAGCCGGCGACGGTGTTCGTCCGGATCACGACCAGCGAAGGGCCGATCCTGTTGGAGCTGGAAAAGGAGAAAGCACCGGTCACGGTCGCCAACTTCCTGAAATATGTCGACCTCAAGCGCTATGACGGGATCAGCTTCTACCGTGCCGTCGCGGTGCCCAACGAGCCCAGCCAGGGCTTCATCCAGGGCGGCATCCGCGAGGACGCCCGCAAGATATTGCCGCCGATCGCGCATGAATCGACGACGAAGACCGGCCTCCATCATACGAACGGCGCGATATCGATGGCGCGCAACGCGCCGGGCACCGCGACCTGCGACTTCTTCATCATCGTCGGCGACATGACCTATATGGACGCCAACCCCAGCGCCCCCGGCGACAACCAGGGCTATGCGGTGTTCGGCCATGTCGTCGAGGGGATGGACGTGGTGAAGAAGATCCTCGCCGCGCCGCGATCGCCGACGGCCGGGGTGGGCGTGATGAAGGGCCAGATGCTCGCGGCGCCGGTGAAGATCGTGACCGCGCGGCGGGCGACCGCGCCGGTGGCCAAGGCGCCGTAA
- a CDS encoding malonate--CoA ligase — translation MANLYTRLAAGFPSAETPFAHLPDGGIVTYGDVGRRSAGFAHQLRAAGVGIGDRVAVQAEKSIDMLMLYLGALRAGAVFLPLNTAYTAGELDYFMRDAEPALFVCDPATLASIEPLAEVAGVPRFATLESLAAQAAGQPGHFDDVARDDKDLAAILYTSGTTGRSKGAMLSHDNLGSNAFMLKDAWRFTGADVLLHALPIFHTHGLFVATNTILAAGASMIFLAKFDARQVLAQLPRATTMMGVPTFYIRLLDDPGFTGDLVAHMRLFVSGSAPLSADIHREFRERTGHAILERYGMTETNMNISNPYDGDRIAGTVGVPLPGVSIRIADPETGAEMPQGEVGVVEISGPNVFQGYWRMPEKTAAEFRDGRFVSGDLGFVDARGYVSLVGRAKDLIISGGYNVYPAEVETALDELPQVHESAVIAVPHRELGEAPVAVIVPREPGFSDAEAIKAGLADQLARYKQPRAILFVDALPKNAMGKVQKALLREEHKDVLG, via the coding sequence ATGGCCAATCTCTACACCCGCCTCGCCGCCGGTTTCCCCTCCGCCGAAACCCCCTTCGCCCATCTCCCCGATGGCGGCATCGTCACCTATGGCGATGTCGGGCGCCGCTCGGCGGGCTTCGCACACCAGCTGCGCGCCGCGGGCGTTGGGATCGGCGATCGGGTCGCGGTCCAGGCGGAAAAGAGCATCGACATGCTGATGCTCTATCTCGGCGCGCTGCGCGCCGGGGCGGTCTTCCTGCCGCTCAACACCGCCTATACCGCAGGCGAGCTCGACTATTTCATGCGCGATGCCGAACCGGCGCTGTTCGTCTGCGATCCGGCCACGCTGGCGTCGATCGAGCCGCTGGCCGAGGTGGCGGGCGTGCCGAGGTTCGCGACGCTGGAAAGCCTGGCCGCGCAGGCGGCCGGGCAGCCCGGCCATTTCGACGATGTCGCGCGGGACGACAAGGACCTTGCCGCGATCCTCTATACATCGGGCACCACCGGGCGCTCCAAGGGGGCGATGCTGAGCCACGACAATCTCGGCTCCAACGCCTTCATGCTGAAGGATGCGTGGCGGTTCACGGGCGCGGACGTGCTGCTCCACGCCCTGCCGATCTTCCACACCCACGGCTTGTTCGTCGCCACCAACACGATCCTCGCCGCCGGCGCCTCGATGATCTTCCTGGCGAAGTTTGACGCCAGGCAGGTGCTGGCGCAACTCCCGCGCGCGACGACGATGATGGGGGTGCCGACCTTCTACATCCGCCTGCTCGACGATCCCGGCTTCACCGGCGATCTGGTGGCGCACATGCGGCTGTTCGTCTCGGGATCGGCGCCGCTCTCCGCCGATATCCACCGCGAGTTCCGCGAGCGCACCGGCCACGCCATCCTTGAACGCTATGGCATGACCGAGACCAACATGAACATCTCCAACCCCTATGACGGGGATCGGATCGCAGGCACCGTCGGCGTGCCGCTGCCGGGAGTGTCGATCCGCATCGCCGATCCCGAGACCGGCGCGGAGATGCCGCAGGGCGAGGTCGGCGTGGTCGAGATATCCGGCCCCAACGTCTTCCAGGGCTATTGGCGGATGCCGGAGAAGACGGCGGCCGAGTTCCGCGACGGCCGCTTCGTCTCGGGCGATCTCGGCTTCGTCGATGCCCGTGGCTATGTCAGCCTGGTCGGGCGCGCCAAGGACCTGATCATCTCGGGCGGGTACAATGTCTATCCGGCCGAGGTCGAAACCGCGCTCGACGAACTGCCCCAGGTCCACGAATCGGCGGTGATCGCTGTGCCCCATCGCGAACTGGGCGAGGCCCCGGTCGCGGTGATCGTCCCGCGCGAGCCCGGTTTCTCGGACGCCGAAGCGATCAAGGCGGGGCTGGCCGATCAGCTGGCCCGCTACAAGCAGCCGCGCGCGATCCTGTTCGTCGACGCGCTGCCCAAGAACGCGATGGGCAAGGTGCAGAAGGCCCTGCTCCGCGAAGAGCATAAGGACGTGCTGGGGTAG
- a CDS encoding DUF1905 domain-containing protein, translating into MDSGENFEVTSRIWLWRPANAARSSGWHFLTIDGQAAAEIRFAALGRTGGFGSIKVEARIGGTRWATSIFPQREGGGFILPIKAQVRKAEGIGEGDEVRVVLTLP; encoded by the coding sequence ATGGACAGCGGCGAAAATTTCGAGGTCACGAGCCGCATCTGGCTGTGGAGGCCGGCCAATGCGGCCCGCTCCTCGGGCTGGCATTTCCTGACGATCGACGGCCAGGCCGCCGCCGAGATCCGCTTCGCCGCGCTGGGGCGGACGGGCGGCTTCGGATCGATCAAGGTGGAAGCGCGGATCGGCGGCACGCGCTGGGCAACCTCGATCTTCCCGCAGCGCGAGGGTGGCGGCTTCATCCTTCCGATCAAGGCCCAGGTCCGCAAGGCCGAGGGGATCGGCGAAGGGGACGAGGTGCGGGTGGTGCTGACGCTGCCCTGA